From one Lotus japonicus ecotype B-129 chromosome 3, LjGifu_v1.2 genomic stretch:
- the LOC130742737 gene encoding uncharacterized protein LOC130742737 isoform X2: MMADGRLWRRAKIHHEILPWRVFDNTGVKVPAQVPDWNQVFADPSLPLMVDIGCGSGRFLMWLAKRTPKERNYLGLEIRQRLVKRAEIWVKDLALDNIHFLFANATISFKQLVESYPGPLLLVSILCPDPHFKKKHHKRRVLQKSLVGSIVDNLMPGGQVFVQSDVLEVALDMRNQFDEVDALKHIDDSNPAMLCDSEGWLLSNPMEIRTEREIHAEFEGAKIYRRLYQRWV; this comes from the exons ATGATGGCGGATGGAAGATTATGGCGGAGAGCCAAAATCCACCATGAGATTTTGCCATGGCGGgtatttgataacactggtgTGAAG GTTCCTGCACAAGTACCAGACTGGAACCAGGTCTTTGCTGACCCATCTTTGCCACTGATGGTGGATATTGGATGCG GCAGTGGCAGGTTTCTCATGTGGCTTGCTAAAAGAACTCCTAAAGAGAGAAATTATTTGGGATTGGAAATACGGCAAAGG CTAGTCAAACGTGCTGAAATATGGGTAAAAGATCTGGCTCTTGATAACAT ACATTTCTTGTTCGCAAATGCTACAATTTCATTCAAGCAGTTGGTAGAATCATATCCTGGGCCGCTGCTGTTAGTTTCTATTTTG TGTCCAGACCCACATTTCAAGAAAAAACATCATAAAAGAAGAGTTCTGCAGAAATCTTTGGTTGGTTCTATTGTAGATAATTTAATGCCTGGGGGACAG GTGTTCGTACAGTCTGATGTGCTTGAAGTGGCCCTTGACATGAGAAATCAATTTGATGAAGTTGATGCACTGAAGCACATTGATGATTCGAACCCGGCTATGTTGTGTGACTCCGAAGGATGGTTGTTAAGCAACCCCATGGAGATAAGGACTGAGAGAGAGATACATGCAGAGTTTGAAGGTGCAAAAATCTACCGAAGGTTGTACCAGAGATGGGTGTGA
- the LOC130749021 gene encoding glycine-rich protein A3-like yields the protein MSYDHESSERCLYSQAATGYHHAAPSYSCPPPGSYPPTAYGGGYPQTAYPPTAYPPSGGYPPAGGYPPAGYPHSGYNSSAYPAPHGYPTHYSGGRGSGIGGLFAGGVAAAAAYGAHKYGHGSHQYGHGSHHYGHGASYGHGKYKHGKYGKHGGYGYGKYKRGKFGKCWK from the exons ATGAGCTATGATCATGAGTCTAGTGAGAGATGTCTGTATTCACAAGCAGCAACAGGCTATCATCATGCAGCACCCTCCTATTCCTGTCCTCCGCCTGGATCCTACCCTCCAACTGCATATGGCGGTGGCTATCCCCAAACAGCCTACCCACCAACTGCATATCCACCTTCTGGAGGCTATCCACCTGCTGGAGGCTATCCACCTGCTGGTTATCCTCATTCAGGATATAATTCCTCAGCTTATCCTGCCCCACATGGCTATCCAACTCACTATTCTGGAG GGCGAGGGTCTGGTATAGGAGGATTGTTTGCAGGGGGTGTTGCTGCTGCAGCTGCATATGGGGCTCATAAATATGGACATGGATCTCATCAATATGGACATGGATCTCATCATTATGGACATGGGGCTTCCTATGGTCATGGAAAGTATAAGCATGGGAAATATGGCAAGCATGGGGGATATGGATATGGCAAGTATAAGCGTGGGAAATTTGGTAAGTGTTGGAAGTGA
- the LOC130745907 gene encoding uncharacterized protein LOC130745907, which produces MDPQAFIRLSIGSLGLRCTGIELSTGKSGVHRFSSSYVCEIRLRGFPVQTSSVPLITSSEVIPDTQNIASSFYLEESDLKALLAPGCFYNSNACLEIAVFSGRKGSSCGVSIKRQQIGIFKMQVGPEWGQGKPLILFNGWIGIGKNKQENGKLGAELHLKVKLDPDPRFVFQFEDVTTLSPQIVQLQGSIKQPIFSCKFSKDRVSHIDPLSTYWSDSMDISDFETERRERKGWKVKIHDLSGSAVAAAFITTPFVPSSGCDWVARSNPGAWLIVRPDVGRSESWQPWGKLEAWRERGLRDSVCCRFHLLSEAQEGGELLMSEIHINAEKGGEFFIDTEKHMRNAAASPVPSPQSSGDFGALSPVVGGFVMCCRVQGEGKRGKPLVQLALRHVTCVEDAAIFMALAAAVDLSIEACRPFRRKIRRGKQHSM; this is translated from the exons ATGGATCCTCAGGCCTTCATTAGGCTGTCAATAGGCTCTCTGGGGTTGAGATGTACTGGAATCGAACTGAGCACTGGAAAATCTGGAGTTCACAGATTCTCTTCATCTTATGTTTGTGAGATACGACTTCGAGGTTTTCCTGTTCAAACATCATCTGTCCCCTTGATAACCTCTTCTGAAGTTATACCTGATACTCAGAACATTGCTTCAAGCTTTTACCTTGAAGAATCTGATTTAAAAGCATTGCTTGCTCCTGGTTGTTTCTACAATTCAAATGCTTGTCTGGAGATTGCTGTATTTTCCGGGAGGAAGGGATCCAGTTGTGGAGTCAGCATCAAAAGGCAGCAAATTGGGATTTTCAAAATGCAGGTCGGCCCTGAGTGGGGTCAGGGAAAGCCATTGATTCTTTTTAATGGGTGGATAGGTATTGGCAAGAACAAACAGGAGAACGGAAAACTGGGTGCAGAGCTACATTTAAAAGTAAAACTAGATCCTGACCCTAGATTTGTATTCCAGTTTGAAGATGTAACGACATTGAGTCCTCAAATAGTTCAACTGCAAGGATCTATCAAGCAGCCAATCTTCAGTTGCAAGTTTAGTAAAGACAG GGTTTCCCATATTGACCCGTTGAGCACATACTGGTCAGATTCTATGGACATTTCTGACTTCGAGACtgagaggagagagagaaaggGGTGGAAGGTGAAGATCCATGACCTATCTGGCTCAGCTGTAGCTGCAGCCTTCATAACAACTCCCTTTGTTCCATCTTCAGGTTGTGATTGGGTTGCCAGATCCAACCCAGGAGCTTGGTTGATTGTTCGTCCCGATGTCGGTAGATCCGAGAGCTGGCAGCCTTGGGGAAAGCTTGAAGCATGGCGTGAGCGTGGCCTCAGAGACTCCGTGTGCTGCAGATTCCATCTTTTATCTGAAGCTCAGGAAGGAGGTGAACTCCTCATGTCTGAAATACACATAAATGCTGAAAAGGGTGGAGAGTTTTTCATAGACACTGAAAAGCACATGCGAAATGCCGCAGCAAGTCCAGTACCAAGTCCACAAAGTAGTGGAGACTTTGGTGCACTGAGTCCAGTAGTTGGAGGTTTTGTCATGTGCTGCAGAGTTCAAGGCGAGGGGAAGCGGGGCAAGCCATTGGTACAACTGGCATTGCGACATGTGACGTGTGTGGAGGATGCTGCCATCTTCATGGCGCTTGCAGCTGCTGTTGATCTCAGTATCGAGGCTTGTAGACCTTTTCGTAGGAAGATCAGAAGAGGTAAACAACATTCTATGTGA
- the LOC130748447 gene encoding uncharacterized protein LOC130748447, whose amino-acid sequence MNVLIPNIAQQLSFCKSLSTSEWHRKSNNLVSVTVVVPSMLRRTVIRMGGGPRTYPGGVSKWQWKRMQAKKAKQLMQARLCRERQIYEMRKRAELKAAVSDLERPWEVVEKAPKLFSVSADEQVKVLADRFQKPGGFDLWSDKDGPQLFEAPDELPSARFFPKGVVHSIKPYRKIDGDDLKAGLGDAEDDSDGGYSSDGVSFDGSLSRKGNGMRFLPEDFDGSDDGEGGSSSPLNHGRNGGFRKNGKGRRFLSEDVDRSEDGDGGSSSPLNYGKNEGNVDGGFRKNGNGRRFLSEDVDRSSDGKRSSPANYRRNGLNVDGGMRKNGNGRKLFPKDIAGSGDREGSSPSLGSGRNGVSVDRRLGNKGSERRILSKYGDRSDESANSRLATKGNGRRLLSKDADRSNRMYSERVETSRKHRGSNSIAGRSAGKYTKKTSGYASSRVKDEDSEVYDMGLQQDGSYGYRQKSEQSSDSTSW is encoded by the coding sequence ATGAACGTGTTAATCCCCAATATTGCACAGCAATTATCATTCTGCAAATCTCTGTCAACATCAGAATGGCATAGAAAGAGCAACAATTTGGTGTCTGTTACAGTGGTTGTGCCTTCAATGTTGAGGAGGACTGTAATCCGCATGGGCGGCGGGCCGAGGACTTACCCGGGTGGGGTGTCTAAGTGGCAGTGGAAGCGAATGCAGGCGAAGAAGGCGAAGCAGTTGATGCAGGCGCGGTTGTGCCGGGAGAGGCAGATATATGAGATGAGGAAGAGGGCTGAGCTGAAGGCGGCGGTGTCTGACCTCGAGAGGCCGTGGGAGGTTGTTGAGAAAGCTCCTAAGTTGTTCTCTGTCAGTGCTGATGAGCAGGTTAAGGTTTTGGCTGATAGGTTTCAGAAGCCTGGTGGGTTTGACCTTTGGAGTGATAAGGATGGGCCTCAGTTGTTTGAAGCCCCTGATGAGTTGCCTTCTGCTAGGTTTTTTCCTAAAGGGGTTGTTCATAGTATCAAGCCTTATAGGAAGATTGATGGGGATGACTTGAAGGCGGGACTCGGTGATGCGGAAGATGACAGCGATGGAGGGTATTCTTCTGATGGTGTAAGTTTTGATGGAAGTTTGAGCAGAAAGGGGAATGGGATGAGGTTTTTGCCAGAGGATTTTGATGGGTCTGACGATGGAGAAGgtggttcttcttctcctttgaaTCATGGGAGGAACGGAGGGTTTAGAAAGAATGGGAAAGGAAGAAGGTTTTtgtcagaggatgttgatcgGTCTGAAGATGGAGATGGTGGTTCTAGTTCTCCTTTGAATTATGGGAAGAATGAAGGGAATGTTGATGGTGGATTTAGAAAGAATGGGAATGGAAGGAGGTTTTTGTCAGAGGATGTTGATAGGTCGAGCGATGGAAAGCGTTCTTCTCCTGCGAATTATAGGAGGAATGGGTTGAATGTTGATGGCGGAATGAGGAAAAATGGAAACGGAAGGAAGTTATTTCCAAAGGATATTGCTGGCTCGGGTGATAGAGAGGGTTCTTCTCCATCTTTGGGTTCTGGGAGGAATGGTGTAAGTGTTGATCGCAGATTGGGGAATAAAGGGAGTGAAAGGAGGATTTTATCCAAGTATGGTGATCGGTCGGATGAGTCTGCCAATAGCAGATTGGCGACGAAGGGGAACGGAAGGAGGCTTTTGTCAAAGGATGCTGATCGGTCAAACAGGATGTATTCAGAGAGAGTTGAAACTAGCAGAAAACACAGAGGGAGTAATTCCATTGCTGGCAGAAGTGCAGGAAAATATACTAAGAAAACTTCTGGCTATGCTTCATCAAGAGTTAAagatgaagattctgaagttTATGATATGGGTTTGCAACAAGACGGGAGTTATGGGTACCGGCAGAAGAGTGAGCAATCATCTGACTCTACAAGTTGGTAA
- the LOC130742739 gene encoding uncharacterized protein LOC130742739: MTESFFFGESQLIHAAGLENDNPEEQPSLAEPPIISIDVSHLYHTDQDPTGAVDASIHRKAFTHSEFANDITVGSVLVLQKVAVFAPRGTVCYLNITLPNLVKVFPKDCGPHDFIDITEE; the protein is encoded by the exons atgacagagtcatttttctttggtgaatcacaattgatacatgctgctggattggaaaatgataatccagaggagcaaccatcactagctgaacctccgattatatctatagatgtctctcatttgtatcatactgatcag GACCCCACGGGTGCCGTTGATGCTAGCATCCACCGCAAGGCATTTACTCACAGTGAATTTGCGAatgacataactgttggatctgttctcgttctccaaaag gttgctgtgtttgcacctagaggaactgtttgttatcttaatataacattgcccaacctagtgaaggtattcccaaaagattgcggaccccatgacttcatcgatatcacagAGGAATAA
- the LOC130742737 gene encoding uncharacterized protein LOC130742737 isoform X1, with protein sequence MSLLRPLMLRRVSPFLIIPSLTPTPSLPFCSNCNLHSSTSPQVAVQDQQQQQQREPHLHSTQLVAAEYADLNLSYDLDLGHVRIRQHVNPLSSSFSVPAQVPDWNQVFADPSLPLMVDIGCGSGRFLMWLAKRTPKERNYLGLEIRQRLVKRAEIWVKDLALDNIHFLFANATISFKQLVESYPGPLLLVSILCPDPHFKKKHHKRRVLQKSLVGSIVDNLMPGGQVFVQSDVLEVALDMRNQFDEVDALKHIDDSNPAMLCDSEGWLLSNPMEIRTEREIHAEFEGAKIYRRLYQRWV encoded by the exons ATGTCACTGCTCCGACCGCTAATGTTACGACGAGTGTCACCCTTTCTTATCATTCCCTCTCTCACTcccactccttctcttccaTTCTGTTCCAACTGCAACCTTCATTCTTCTACTTCTCCTCAAGTTGCAGTCCAagaccaacaacaacaacaacaacgagAGCCTCATCTGCATAGCACACAACTCGTTGCAGCGGAATATGCTGACCTCAATCTCTCTTACGACCTG GATCTGGGTCATGTCAGGATCAGGCAACATGTCAATCCTCTTAGCTCTTCTTTCTCT GTTCCTGCACAAGTACCAGACTGGAACCAGGTCTTTGCTGACCCATCTTTGCCACTGATGGTGGATATTGGATGCG GCAGTGGCAGGTTTCTCATGTGGCTTGCTAAAAGAACTCCTAAAGAGAGAAATTATTTGGGATTGGAAATACGGCAAAGG CTAGTCAAACGTGCTGAAATATGGGTAAAAGATCTGGCTCTTGATAACAT ACATTTCTTGTTCGCAAATGCTACAATTTCATTCAAGCAGTTGGTAGAATCATATCCTGGGCCGCTGCTGTTAGTTTCTATTTTG TGTCCAGACCCACATTTCAAGAAAAAACATCATAAAAGAAGAGTTCTGCAGAAATCTTTGGTTGGTTCTATTGTAGATAATTTAATGCCTGGGGGACAG GTGTTCGTACAGTCTGATGTGCTTGAAGTGGCCCTTGACATGAGAAATCAATTTGATGAAGTTGATGCACTGAAGCACATTGATGATTCGAACCCGGCTATGTTGTGTGACTCCGAAGGATGGTTGTTAAGCAACCCCATGGAGATAAGGACTGAGAGAGAGATACATGCAGAGTTTGAAGGTGCAAAAATCTACCGAAGGTTGTACCAGAGATGGGTGTGA